The DNA sequence ATCAGATTCCCAAtgtatgatgatttttttttttttttttgggaaggaTAATACAATGAGAATTAATCAGACtagaatgagataaaaaaatttgaaaaaaaaaaaaggcaccttCAACAAGCTTGAAGAAGGTTAGATCTATGAATTATATCAAAAGGCGTGTATAGTTTCAAACATATCCTAATAAGAAGCATGTGAAATTTTAACATACCTCATTACTCAAATCTCTCGCCATTTTGGCATGAGCAGCCTCCTGAGCAAGCTGCATATCAAACTGTGCCTCTGCTTCCTCCTCTTCTCGTCTTTTTTCCTGCAAGCACATTACTACTAACATTATAAATCATAAACTAAGATTATTTACCATACCTTTAATCCAAGAATGAGCTGTTCATGTTGGGAAAGAAGTTACCTCTTCAGTAACTTTAGGCAGAAGTTGCAGCCACTTCTCCTCAAATTTTTCCAGCAAAGTTTTGGCCATAACATGAACATCACTtctctcatcattatatttcatggcatttttgAAAACCAACCTCACATCAGCACATATTTCCCTAACATTCTTATATCCGGTACCATCCTTGGCctccatttgatttttaattgtaCTGAAATCCATGGGCTTATCAATTACCTATTATTCATCATCTGGAGTGAATTAATTAATCGCACATACAGAAGAAATTTAGGAACAAGAATGACAAGGCAATCAAGGACAGACTGTCAAATGTGAGCCGATGGAATATCCAACAATAAAGCTTAAGACCTTTTTTTTATGACGGGAACCACCCCACAGGtggagcccttaggactcacccatggaacctaaaccccctagcacagcaacccaccgccatggtctcccacttaaatcgcaaTTTGATCCCAGGTGGAatcgaacctgtgacatgggaCTCATGAacacaagttcgcccttaccacttgggctacccatgGGTGGGTCTTCAGACCTTCTACTGACATACTTAAGCTTAACACTGTCAAATGTGAATAGGAACGCAACATCACACAATTACTATTATGATTACTGACATactttgaaaattaaaaacaacgAACTTTACCTCATAGTAGTCATGCAGCTTAAGACCTTCTACATCTACAGGTTCCATAAAAGGCCATGCCCACTTGTGTTGCATAATCTGGAAGCCAAGGCAAATGCATGTCAggaaagatgaaacaaaatgcACCTATCATTTTGAATCTTACAGCATCTAGTTGATGGTCCTTGGCATTGGTGCAATTTATAGTCAAGACAGTCCATGTGTTTGACTtctagaataaaagaaagaataaaagtacAGCATTTATATATGCCTCTCCTAGATGCGAGAGGAAACTTGATTTGTAGAAAATCAACTTGCAGAGAAATACCACGAAAAAACTTATGGAGAATAAGGTGCCTCATTTTTGTTAATGTTCTAATATACAGCCCACAAAAACTAAAACTGCAACAAAATTGCCCAACAGATCTTTTTGATGACGAGGGAACCACCCCACGGGAGAGTCCTTAGGACTCATCCATGGAACCCAAAACTCCAGGGAGACGAGCACAGCAACCCActgccatggcctcccacttaagTCACAATTTGATCCTAGGGGAAatcgaacctgtgacatggggctcatgcacacaagttcgcccttaccacttgggctacccatgGGTGGGTAATTGCCCAGCAGATCTTGTTAATCTAATAAGTGAATTTCGAACAGAGGGCATATATAAAGATTGTTATCCAactaaattaaaagagaaaaagttgacaTCCCTTAAGTTCCCAAAATGGATGGTAAATAGACTTCTGCATGGACACAAACAAACACAACAGAGATGcacacatgcacatacacatcTACAGATACAAGAGAAATCATATATCTAGATATATATGAGATCGCGAAAAATGCCTTAGCATAAATATATGACAGAATCTTTTACCTGGCGCAATATTGTGCCAAATTGGCGCATGAGCTCTTGCATTCTCTTTGCAGCAGCTGCTTCTCGACGTGATGCATCTTGCTGCTGCTTCTTGATGCTTGGAATATGTTTCTCCTTATCCTTATCCTTCACTATTGAGCTACCTTTGGATGTGCTAAGTTGCTTTTTACTCGTAATCAAGTAGAACTGTTCTATCTCATTCGCTCTCTGCTCAAGCTGCAAGGAAAAATGACATACTAACAATCTTTATAAATGTAAAAGAATAGACTTAAAAATGACCCAACATGattaaaataaacaacaacgcattattatatatgattctAAGCTAAACTCAATAGGCAAAATTATAGCCGCATTCTCTGGATATGAAAAAGCACATGCTTATCATACATCCATCAGATACCTACAGGCTACAGCCttatttgttttactttttaggaattgttctttcacctttttttttatgagtacgGAATTGTTCTTTCATCTGTACCATAAAATCTTGATTATGGCAAATTATCTACCATAAAAAATCTTATTCAGGGgtaaaaaacacaaacaagcaAACCCCAGCAGAAGAAGAGATGTTATGACGGGTTTTTAAGTGAATAAGTAAATACTTAAACGTAgaattaacatttttttctatGCTGTAGAtaggtacatttttttttataggtaaactgTAGATAGGTAAATTTATAAACCAAAAGAGGTGTAAACAGGAGACCACCTAgagcaaaacaaagaaaaggaaaaacaaaaaataagtcTTCACCTCCATATTGCAGGGTAGATAAGGGCAACCTACACACCAACTCCCCTTAAAAACTCTACTCCCACATAAAAGGGCCAAATACAGCCTCAAAAACCCCAGCACATTTGTGTTTCAGCgtaaatttgataataaaaaacagCAATCAATCAAGACACGAATGTTATAAGCCAATAAACACAGCGAGAAAACCAATGCAAAAATAAACCATTAACGTGTTTAAAGTGatattctatgttttttttttttttatttggcagcgggtgtccaagaacaacATCCCGACTAACCGTGatattctatattattatttcacaggaaatacttataaaaaaatcagtacATGTCAGCATCATAAGATCCTTACAACTGGCTATAAAGTGAAGAATGGGTTTAGATCTCTTGAAAATTAGAATATTGTATATCCATGTAAAGAACTTCAGCAGTGTTCTAAGGCACCCATCTTCCAAGTCAACAATACTGATCCTCCATTTTTCTGTTCAATACGCCAATTATCATGACAGGgaggaaaatgttatttatgaagGACACAAAGGCATTTGTGTACAGATTGACCAGCAACCAAATTGTAGATGTCGCACTAACCATCTTTTAAGGAACTGATACGGTAgtaaattacaagtttgagTTGGCAAGACAATAATCATAGAAAGCATACTATTGAAACGTTATTGCTTGCTGAACGTGGcataaaccaaataaaaagCCTAAGACAATTTATTCCATTGTTTAAACCTGAGAAGAAAGTAAcgactttgaaaaaaaaaagatatacatATGGAAAGACGCCTAGTATTAATTGCTACATGTATTTTTACCTTGTCAACCTTCCCAAAAATTTCGTCAACGTGATGTCTGACTCCCTCACTCCCTGCAGCAGTATCATTAGCAATATTTCCTATTTCAACATTCCTGACATCTGGAATTGGTACTTCCATGGACATCTGATAACAATTACAGGATCATTATGTATTAGTCGCTTAATGGGAATCTTCTATGGTCGTAGATGCATTGAGACAAAATTAGAGAACAGAAATTCAAACCCAATTCTCACATGTTCATTATTACAGACGAGGAAACAAAAACCTCCGTTGAAATTAGCTGAGTACCGGGGGGGGGAAACTACTTATCAAAAGGGGGAAAATAAAGAAACCTTGACGGCAAAAAAGATagaaatcaaaatttcttttctattattttccttaagcAATATACAGAGATTTTCATCTAGTGAAAATCCAAGAGATCACACTGTCGAAACTAGTacatagtaattaaaaaaaaaaaagcaatacaaGGGCAAAAAATGATGGTTGAGGACCTGAGGTCCCCATCtagttggaaaaaataaataagattatcATGAAGCTTTCTTAATCAATCTTTGAACTTCTACAGACAGAGAACATAAGGAAATCGATTCCAACTAGCTAGAGATTAAATCGTTTGAAGCCCGAGCATGCGTTCTACTTATATTTTGGATGcgcatacatataaatatatacatacagtACAGCACATATTCGTCAGCgtatacataaatacatacagAGATACAGAGAGATTGATAACAGGAAGAAGGACCCTAAATGTGATGTGCAGACGATATCTATTTACTGTAGCGAAATTTGGGTTTTCGGCAGCGACCGTGTGTGAGGTTACTCTGCTGGCGAAACTGGAGTACTGATCCCAGCGACGTCGGCTTTTTCCTGGTTTTTGTTTAGGATTACTAAAACGCAGTCGTTCTCTTCCCccttgcttcttcttcttttcggTTCGTTTTTTCCTCAGTTAACAACAACCTAACAATGGCCGCtcggttaaaaaaataaaaaaaaattggccccTTGTACTCGATAGTCGATAGTCGATAGTCGTACAGAAAATACGACTGTCGTGAATGTGGTTAAATTGTGCGggtaattgaaaaaaataaaaagataaaatcataaaaatacaaaatgagcTCTATAATATATACGATTACACGAATGAAGTAATTCTAGAGATCtaaatcctttaaaaagaacaaccaacaattattatttcatcattttttttttataaacaattttaaagtgtgtaatttctgcattttttctttaaaaaaaatagaaattattataaaaataattatttttttatgtaaatattatatttacttaattttttttaataaatacgAGGAAATTGCACattgactgcaaatatcattcttattatttatcatcccttttttgtttttgaaaggaTATTATTTACCGtttgttataatattaaacCAAATGATCTATATAAATGATCTATTATTTTCACttatttgatgttatattaagagataatgaaaagattcttattaaaaaatatgattaaaattatttgatgtcATATTaatagataatgaaaatataattattttaaaaaatgttaaaagaataataaatagtgtTTCTCAGTTAATCGATCAAGGCGGTAAACAAACTTGAAATGATGTCGTTTCATAGACAAAGtatattctttcttttgggatttttttttaattatattaattaagttgATGTAGTTTAAGTTATTGGGTTTGAATTTGGAGGTTCAAAAAATGCTTTTAACAGACTAAAATGTCTTTTGGAGAAAAAATAGTATCTTcggtaaatttataaaaattgctctaaatatctaaaaaactacaaatccacttttaaaaaaaataccaaatttaaatttttgttaaaatgtttttacatataatgtttttttaaaacccGCTTTgactaattttaaaaacttttaggTACATATTTACTAAAcagcaaatattttttaataatagagctTTTTAGTATGAGTGTGGCTACTCTACCGCTCCACTTTTACTGCTGGGTGTACTgcttagtgattttttttttttaatacatttaaatatatttaaaaaataaaaaaaatatatcaatatattgttaagtatttttaactatagtctatagttaaAAGCGCTATGGTGAAAAGCTAAATATCTTATCGTAATCTTAAACAGTCACTTTAACGATCAATTCTGGAAggaagttaaaaatattttatattaaccGGTATTAggctttgttattattattcaaatcatTCTACTTACAAATTCATGTGAACGATATACTCTCCATGTTGCTCTCGAGTATAactaaatcaaattttattaggTTACTAGCATGATAGGTATGTCTTCCATAccgatttaaaaatataatttttttaataaaattatataaacagGACTTTGTATATCAATTCAATTTTACAATAGAAAATAGAATCTCTCGTCCATCCAATCGAAATGAATAACGTTAATTGAGGTATAGAACATgcaattttatttcattcatatttttcaaactaaaaaatgacaatagaaggaaaatgatttttatagttatagaatgtgtaaattttatatactcaattaaagaataaatttgAACTAATGGTGTGCAACTGGGTTGGATTTAATTCGGATCTGGATCTGGGTAAGTCCAGGCAATTATCCGTCTGGATTGGATCCGGGCGGGTAAGATGAATCCGAATCTTGTATGTAACTGATTATCCGTAATAggttcttattttaaaaatacacaaaaaataattttatttttttaaatttcaaaataaaaattatatacaaaaattatattctaataatattttaaatttataatatttttattcaattttttatctcttatatctcaaaactacataaaaatattttttaaaataatgatgtTTTCCAACAGGCCGTTGGAGGTTTTGTAGGCAccacaatattatttattttgtgtattaatCTAATtagttatgatttattattatttattttactctttgtaaattaatatttgcATTGTGAtttaacaacaatattatttaatttacatttttatttattttgttatttattttatttaaaaaaactttttaaaaagtgtttaaattattattattttttaaatctaggcaatttaaacatgatattatatat is a window from the Juglans regia cultivar Chandler chromosome 7, Walnut 2.0, whole genome shotgun sequence genome containing:
- the LOC108997148 gene encoding transcription factor GTE6-like codes for the protein MSMEVPIPDVRNVEIGNIANDTAAGSEGVRHHVDEIFGKVDKLEQRANEIEQFYLITSKKQLSTSKGSSIVKDKDKEKHIPSIKKQQQDASRREAAAAKRMQELMRQFGTILRQIMQHKWAWPFMEPVDVEGLKLHDYYEVIDKPMDFSTIKNQMEAKDGTGYKNVREICADVRLVFKNAMKYNDERSDVHVMAKTLLEKFEEKWLQLLPKVTEEEKRREEEEAEAQFDMQLAQEAAHAKMARDLSNELDELDMQLEDLREMVVQKCRKITTEEKRKLGAALTKLSPEDLTKALEIVAQSNPCFQSTAEEVDLDIDAQSESTLWRLKFFVKDALEAQGKSSAVAGGLNNNNNNSNDNNNSNNKRKREICDAIAKTVKKKSKKPSS